In Rhinolophus sinicus isolate RSC01 linkage group LG17, ASM3656204v1, whole genome shotgun sequence, one DNA window encodes the following:
- the LOC141569321 gene encoding uncharacterized protein LOC141569321, whose protein sequence is MAIMLLCLLQLAAPLCSYSVTIRFYLFWLNTP, encoded by the coding sequence ATGGCTATAATGCTGCTCTGCCTTCTACAGCTTGCTGCACCACTCTGTAGTTACTCTGTAACTATACGTTTCTATCTTTTTTGGTTAAACACTCCCTGA
- the ZBED6 gene encoding zinc finger BED domain-containing protein 6: MSICTLSVPVSSLSSGRRCSTFSGAGILGCVPSNSNTDKEDVVERKMVAEGMDKEAKLPAKKKRKKGLRIKGKRRRKKLILVKKFSKDLGSGRPVADTPALLASSAPEQDEEHLFESNIEKQIYLPSTRAKTSIVWHFFHVDPQYTWRAICNLCEKSVSRGKPGSHLGTSTLQRHLQARHSPHWTRANKFGVTSGEEDFTLDVPLSPSSAGSNGSFEYIPTDSLDDNRMGKKRDKSVSDALRAERGRFLIKSNIVKHALIPGTRAKTSAVWNFFYTDPQHISRAVCNICKRSVSRGRPGSHLGTSTLQRHLQATHPIHWAVANKDSGAVGNGLDEAETERDDLLNDALLGEKSTGSQDLTAEDLSDSDSDEPPVLEVENRKSESPVPVAEQDTLMHAQERETTYCENSVSSQISQAIIQMIVEDMHPYNYFSTPAFQRFMQIVAPDYRLPSESYFFTKAVPQLYDWVREKIFLTLENVQSQKIHLTVDIWTHDPSTDYFIVTVHWVSLETVPSNNGRVPNFRKWAVLCVTGLAKDCLVTNILQELNDQIGLWLSPNFLIPSFIVSDNSSNVVHAIKDGGFTHVPCFLHCLNIVIQDFFCEHKSIENMLVAARKTCHHFSHSVKARQILQEFQNDRQLPWKNLKQDETGHWISTFYMLKWLLEHCYSVHHSLGRASGVVLTSLQWTLMTYVCDILKPFEEATQKVSVKATGLNQVLPLIHHLLLSLQKLREDFQVRGITQALNLVDSLSLKLETDTLLSAMLKSKPCILAALLDPCFKNNLEDFFPQGADLETYKQILAEEVCNYMESSPEVCHIATSEASGPSAIEADSFTSSIREGTSNSGSIDSSAADNVAIGGRSFMFPSAVAVVDEYFKEKYSEISGGDDPLIYWQRKVSIWPALTQVAIQYLSCPMCSWQSECIFTANSHFHPKQTMNLDFDNIEQLMFLKMNLKNVNYDYSTLVLSWDPENEVVQSNEKEILS; the protein is encoded by the coding sequence ATGAGCATATGTACCCTAAGTGTACCAGTTTCATCACTCTCTTCTGGCAGAAGATGCAGTACTTTTAGTGGTGCTGGGATTCTGGGATGTGTTCCTAGTAATTCAAAtacagataaagaagatgtggtagagagaaaaatggtggcagaaggaatggataaagaggcaAAATTGCctgctaaaaagaaaagaaagaagggttTGCGAATTAAGGGGAAAAGGCGAAGAAAGAAACTGATCCTTGTGAAAAAATTTAGTAAGGATTTGGGATCTGGGAGGCCTGTTGCAGATACCCCTGCTTTGTTAGCTTCCAGTGCCCCTGAGCAGGATGAAGAGCATCTTTTTGAGAGCAATATAGAAAAACAGATCTACCTACCTAGTACCAGAGCCAAGACCTCCATTGTGTGGCACTTTTTTCATGTTGACCCCCAGTACACCTGGCGAGCTATTTGTAACCTCTGTGAAAAAAGTGTTAGCAGGGGTAAACCAGGCAGCCATCTCGGGACATCTACTCTTCAACGACATCTGCAGGCAAGGCATTCACCTCACTGGACCAGGGCCAACAAATTTGGAGTCACTAGTGGGGAGGAGGATTTTACTTTGGATGTACCTTTATCTCCCTCTTCTGCTGGAAGCAACGGAAGCTTTGAGTATATTCCTACTGATTCATTAGATGATAATAGAATGGGTAAGAAACGTGATAAATCAGTATCTGATGCCCTGAGGGCAGAAAGGGGGAGATTTCTCATCAAAAGTAACATTGTCAAGCATGCCTTAATTCCTGGAACAAGAGCCAAGACATCTGcagtttggaattttttttatacTGATCCTCAACACATCTCAAGAGCTGTGTGTAACATATGTAAAAGAAGTGTGAGCCGAGGTAGGCCAGGTTCTCACTTAGGAACTTCAACACTTCAGCGACACCTGCAGGCCACACATCCCATCCATTGGGCTGTTGCCAATAAAGACAGTGGTGCAGTTGGAAATGGATTAGATGAGGCTGAGACTGAGAGAGATGATCTCCTGAACGATGCTTTGCTTGGAGAGAAGTCTACAGGCAGCCAAGATTTAACAGCTGAGGACCTTAGTGACTCTGATTCAGATGAACCTCCTGTCTTAGAGGTTGAAAATAGGAAATCTGAGAGTCCTGTTCCTGTTGCAGAACAAGATACTCTGATGCATGCCCAGGAGAGAGAAACAACATATTGTGAAAATTCAGTCTCAAGTCAAATAAGTCAGGCAATTATTCAAATGATTGTGGAGGATATGCATCCTTACAACTACTTCTCAACCCCAGCCTTTCAGAGGTTCATGCAGATTGTAGCCCCTGACTACAGGTTACCATCTGAGTCTTACTTCTTTACTAAGGCTGTACCTCAATTATATGATTGGGTCAGAGaaaaaattttcttaactttGGAGAATGTTCAGAGCCAAAAGATCCACCTGACTGTGGACATATGGACCCATGACCCATCCACTGACTATTTTATTGTGACTGTACATTGGGTCTCCTTGGAAACTGTACCTTCCAATAATGGCAGGGTCCCCAATTTTAGAAAATGGGCGGTGCTTTGTGTAACAGGTTTGGCCAAAGACTGTTTGGTAACCAACATTTTACAAGAATTAAATGACCAGATTGGTCTGTGGCTTTCTCCTAATTTCCTCATCCCTAGTTTCATTGTTTCTGACAATTCTTCTAATGTGGTACATGCAATCAAAGATGGTGGTTTTACCCACGTGCCATGCTTCCTGCATTGTTTAAATATAGTCATTCAGGATTTTTTCTGTGAGCACAAAAGCATTGAGAATATGTTAGTGGCTGCTAGGAAAACCTGTCATCATTTTAGTCATTCAGTCAAGGCCCGTCAGATACTGCAAGAGTTCCAAAATGATCGCCAACTTCCATGGAAGAATTTGAAGCAAGATGAAACTGGCCATTGGATTTCTAccttttatatgttaaaatggCTCTTGGAGCATTGCTACTCAGTTCACCATAGTCTTGGTAGAGCCAGTGGAGTTGTACTCACCTCCCTTCAGTGGACTCTAATGACTTATGTGTGTGATATTCTTAAACCATTTGAGGAAGCCACCCAGAAAGTGAGTGTGAAGGCCACAGGATTGAATCAGGTGCTACCCTTAATTCATCATCTACTTCTTTCCCTACAGAAACTCAGAGAAGATTTTCAAGTCAGAGGTATTACACAGGCGCTCAATCTGGTGGACAGTTTATCTCTGAAACTTGAAACTGACACCCTACTAAGTGCCATGCTCAAATCTAAACCCTGTATCTTGGCTGCTTTGTTAGATCcttgctttaaaaacaatttggaagacTTTTTCCCTCAAGGTGCTGATTTAGAAACTTATAAGCAGATCCTTGCAGAAGAAGTTTGTAATTATATGGAATCTTCACCAGAGGTCTGCCATATTGCAACTTCAGAAGCTTCTGGTCCATCAGCTATAGAAGCTGATTCGTTTACCTCATCTATAAGAGAAGGCACCTCCAATTCAGGGTCTATTGATAGCTCAGCTGCAGATAATGTTGCCATTGGAGGCAGAAGCTTCATGTTTCCTTCTGCTGTAGCAGTAGTGGATGAATACTTCAAAGAGAAGTATTCAGAGATCTCAGGAGGTGATGACCCTTTGATTTACTGGCAGAGGAAGGTGAGCATATGGCCAGCTTTGACCCAAGTTGCCATTCAGTATTTAAGCTGCCCCATGTGTAGTTGGCAATCTGAATGTATCTTTACTGCAAATAGCCACTTTCATCCAAAGCAGACTATGAACCTGGATTTTGACAATATAGAACAGCTGATGTTtctgaaaatgaacttaaaaaatgttaactatgaTTATTCCACATTGGTTCTGAGCTGGGATCCTGAGAATGAAGTTgttcaaagcaatgaaaaagaaatattatcttaa